A stretch of DNA from Acidobacteriota bacterium:
GGCGCTCGTGATCGGTGCGGCGGCACTGCACGGGCCGGTGTGGGCGTTGCGCGCGATCGGGCGCACGGGAAGCACGGTCGGCCGGGCGACACTCGGCGGGCTGACGCGAGTGGCGCAGGACGCGGTACTCCTAGCGCTGGACACGGTGCTCGTGGCGCGGGACACGGTACTCGTGGCGCGGGACACGGTGCTCGTGGCGCGGGAGACGGTGCTCGTGGCGCAGGACACGGCGCCCGTGCCGCAGGACACGGTGCTCGTGGCGCAGGACACGGCGCCCGTGCCGCTCGTGATCGGTGCGGCGGCACTCCACGGGCCGGTGTGGGTGTTGCGCGCGATCGGGCGCACGGGCGGCACAGTCGGCAGGGCGACACTCGGCGGCCTGACACGAGTGGCGCGAGGGACGGTGCGCGCGGCGCGAGGGACGGTGCGTGCGGCGCGGGACACGGCGCGCGCGACGTACGGGATCGGCTCCGCGACATTTCTGGTTCGGCAGGCTCGGCACCCACTCGTCGGCGGGCAACTTGTGTTCGCCGCCTTGCTCGTGATCGCGGTGTGGCCCGGAATGTTGCTCGCCACCCCGCAGGGGCGTGGACTGCTTCAGCTCTGGATCGAGGATGTTGAGTCGGCTGCAGGGAAGCACCGTCTGGCGAAGGTTTCCAACGTCGTGGCGCCCCGCCCGACTGCGCTCCGTGTTCAGTCCGAGCCGACTGGAGCGCAGGTCTGGATCGATGGCGTGCTGAAGGGCGAAACCCCTCTGGCGCTCGATCACATCAAGCAAGGCATCCACACCGTCGTTCTCCGCCATGCCTCTGGATCGGTTCGCACGACGGTCCGCGTGGGACAGGGCGAGTCAGCCGATCTCCTGGTCCCCATCTACCCCGGGTGGCTCGCCGTCTTTGCGTCAGTCGAACTGCAGATTCTCGAGGGGGGCGCCGTCATCGGGACAACGGAAAGTGGGCGCTTCTTCGTCAGGCCGGGTTACCACACCGTGGAGCTCGTGAGCGCGCGGCTCGGGTTCCGGACCACACGCACGATCGAAGTGAAGCCCGGTGAGGTGGCGGCGTTGAACGTCGCACTGCCACCCGCGCCGCTCGAGATCGTCGCCCCGCAAGGCTCCGAGATCTGGGTCGACGGGCTGCTGATTGGCGCCGCTCCCCTTCAGCCCCAGTCCGTGGCCGTCGGCACACGTGATGTGATGATGCGGCACCCGGTGCTTGGTGAGCAGCGACAAACAACGACGGTCACGTACGGCACGCCGAATCGGGTCGTCTTTGCGTCGCCCAGTTGATGACTCCGCCAGGCAAGTTCCCCATGTGGCGCGGCCACACCCGCGCCGCGATGAAGCTGCTTTCGCTCCTGTTGCGCTATTGCGTCGCCGTTGTTACGCGTGTTTCTCCGTAGCCACGCCTGCAACTGTTTGCCGCCCCGCCGTCTCTACTTCCCGAGGATCCCCAGCACCACCGCCGACGGCTCGGCCTTGTCGTGATACACGCGCTCGGTCGCCTTCTTGAAATCCGAGGCCTTCGCGTTCGGAATATCGACGAAGGTCTGCGGATTCAGGTCGGCGAGCGGAAACCACGAGCTCTGCACCTGAACCATGATGCGGTGCCCGCGGCGGAACGTGTGCAGCACGTCGGGCATGTCCACGTTCACCGCCTCCACCTTGCCCGGCGTCATGGCTTCGGGCTTCTCCCAGCTGTTGCGGAACTTCGCGCGCATCGGTTCGCCGCGCACCAGCATCTGGTAGCCCGCCATCCGCTCCGTCGGTACCGCGACGTCCGTCGGACGCGCGGCAGACGCCTCGGGCTCGGGATAGTCGTCCGGGAAGACGTCGACGAGCTTGACGACGAAATCCGAGTCGGTGCCCGACGTCGAGACGCGAAGCTTCGCCGAGATGGGCCCGGCAATCGTCACGTCCTCATCGAGCGGCTCGGTCTGGTACACCAGGACATCCGGGCGCCGCGC
This window harbors:
- a CDS encoding PEGA domain-containing protein, whose product is ALVIGAAALHGPVWALRAIGRTGSTVGRATLGGLTRVAQDAVLLALDTVLVARDTVLVARDTVLVARETVLVAQDTAPVPQDTVLVAQDTAPVPLVIGAAALHGPVWVLRAIGRTGGTVGRATLGGLTRVARGTVRAARGTVRAARDTARATYGIGSATFLVRQARHPLVGGQLVFAALLVIAVWPGMLLATPQGRGLLQLWIEDVESAAGKHRLAKVSNVVAPRPTALRVQSEPTGAQVWIDGVLKGETPLALDHIKQGIHTVVLRHASGSVRTTVRVGQGESADLLVPIYPGWLAVFASVELQILEGGAVIGTTESGRFFVRPGYHTVELVSARLGFRTTRTIEVKPGEVAALNVALPPAPLEIVAPQGSEIWVDGLLIGAAPLQPQSVAVGTRDVMMRHPVLGEQRQTTTVTYGTPNRVVFASPS